Proteins found in one Asterias rubens chromosome 12, eAstRub1.3, whole genome shotgun sequence genomic segment:
- the LOC117297997 gene encoding tctex1 domain-containing protein 2-like, giving the protein MDGQRKMQNITETTPRGSPSPRLNVPGQLSGGNTKLQPGPNGGRGTTVTRKFSLAPSNAPSTGKQSSVATHSPGIQIDNTFQMEPDPDYHFNASRVEKLLKKLTESMLDGIAYDRNTTPDLARNLSEDVKNRVKQLKYDRYKIAVHVIIGSVDGQGMKIVSRSVWDDQLDNYASTFYQSSTLFAVVMVHATYYE; this is encoded by the coding sequence ATGGATGGACAACGAAAGATGCAAAACATCACCGAGACGACCCCACGAGGCAGCCCGTCTCCTCGGCTCAATGTCCCCGGGCAACTATCCGGTGGAAACACAAAGCTTCAACCTGGACCGAACGGCGGTCGCGGCACCACCGTGACGCGGAAGTTCTCCTTAGCCCCGAGCAACGCACCCAGCACGGGCAAACAAAGCTCTGTTGCGACGCACAGCCCCGGTATACAAATCGACAACACGTTCCAGATGGAGCCGGATCCGGATTATCATTTCAACGCATCCCGCGTGGAGAAACTGTTGAAGAAACTGACGGAGTCCATGCTGGACGGAATCGCCTACGACCGGAACACGACGCCAGATCTAGCCCGGAACCTGAGTGAAGACGTTAAGAACAGGGTGAAGCAACTCAAATACGACCGGTATAAGATAGCAGTTCACGTCATCATTGGTTCCGTGGATGGGCAAGGAATGAAGATTGTCAGCAGGAGTGTGTGGGACGATCAGCTTGATAACTACGCCTCGACTTTCTACCAGAGCTCTACCCTATTTGCCGTGGTTATGGTGCATGCAACTTACTATGAATGA